From a single Aedes albopictus strain Foshan unplaced genomic scaffold, AalbF5 HiC_scaffold_442, whole genome shotgun sequence genomic region:
- the LOC109622269 gene encoding zinc finger protein 608 (The sequence of the model RefSeq protein was modified relative to this genomic sequence to represent the inferred CDS: added 116 bases not found in genome assembly), protein MQVNGIQQPCSSASCIRSRTSDQQINPLTQRLSNQNNSSTTTTNSLFSSNSNTGSSLSSSSNTPNAPGPPSSKDNSKSKPVVPIIIHSSSQISSAAAANNSQLSNLQHSTSSSGSSSGGSGNSNSSSSSTNSSSSSGSNSSSANNVLKSQLQSTAPPSSLLNALASGSSSAAGSSSSSNVSSGASTSSSHVTSGDANSTMHKDDKNSTSPPPAKRHKCDPKDMVDVCVGTSVGTITEPDCLGPCEPGTSVTLEGIVWHETEGGVLVVNVTWRGKTYVGTLIDCTKHDWAPPRFCDSPTEELDSRTPKGRAKRNRGSALFPMNDLSNFTETRSSMHSKLRNGGTKGRGGRTTTTAESSSSKTTTTSTTTTASSSTVTSTSVSSNTPSTSPVAFLPPRPEKRKSKDECPSPVNGGSGSSSSSSTSGSVINTSNVNNANASGIVNNGTPGTQSVVNPMTGLNVQISTKKCKSSASPCAISPVLLECPEQDCSKKYKHANGLRYHQSHAHGSVSSMDEDSSQPPESPQRIAPPTTPSPLPTVQPTILPTVTASTTVATATSSPAPAATTPTGSTPQVAVSVAVTLNTSQNTIATTTTTTACNNTTVNPSNSLPSPSLLMTVNVSTTSAPLSSSHSLLTTSTPQILSATSPVTSQPIVTTPVPAGGSITTGVAGQPQSHAIPSGNSTLLSSALSGNQNGSVPPTTLSSQLQLGQVQPSSSVQQQPLSAPPQANNNGGVAASPGRIDPSAKTKPGVLRFGPLPGEVDHNTRLTPIAQGSSNLPGSSVPSSAPPPGTPVRPPNMGVTGGLLSMQPGTPGTPDGLNMKSQNCSKQKKNRKSPGPSEFDVAAANRAEDVQSPAYSDISDDSAPVVDATDLDKSKGPPLPEVAKKPNEGVQGQLGPLSGYGMYPYYPAMPHQSPYYSSDHPGKPPGLGHSPLGPNTAVDYKSKEPPLDLMNKPNPHQQQPPPPPQPGQPPHQQQMPPGDTGPQQNKDCPSGPPAHGGTGKLMQHFYPYGYMPTGFSYNLDPNYGPVSMMSEESKLSQQQQQHPPGQIKEERIKESSSPNEYAKMGPQMVPTKLIKSEPITVKDIKTESGHPMHPKDQPPPGQPPQGQPPISAYSGMFQRHGLNVGPPSQPPPPPQHMNREEDLRRLFNYSDQRRSSASGNPSASNMNTKDEPPSPSQPPPGHPSQGHGPPMSQSSANVSQSAQPSKGSKSQPSSQPPLKQQKDIKTEDKEMLKVKQEGQKPTMETQGPPPPPTSQYYPHSLYMSTGPFGFDPNHQMYRNMLVPAASYSAPPYHIQIPRYAPPEDLSRNTSTKALDLLQHHASQYYNSHKIHELREGALKSPTSNVKVSVSSPNLSQQSSQNPNMCIPPSNSSISSLQQQQQQQVPPSSHPQQPQQPGASLQPSQVGGPNAGSGPGGSTGAGGPEMQKDPGGPNVLGPGPATVVGAPPPPQPGQPPSRSPPPQRHVHTHHHTHVGLGYPMFQSPYGVLSQQAAAAAVTVISPFQTGPPTK, encoded by the exons TACAACCACTACAAATAGTTTATTCTCTTCGAATTCAAATACGGGTTCTTCGTTAAGTAGTAGTAGTAATACTCCAAACGCTCCTGGCCCACCGTCCTCAAAGGACAACAGTAAG AGTAAACCTGTAGTACCAATCATAATCCATTCATCATCACAGATCTCTTCCGCGGCGGCCGCAAATAATTCACAGTTATCGAACCTTCAACACTCTACCTCATCTAGTGGTAGTAGTAGTGGTGGCAGTGGTAACAGTAATAGTTCCAGCAGTAGCACCAACAGTTCCAGTTCTAGCGGCAGCAACAGTAGTTCAGCAAACAATGTGCTAAAGTCGCAACTCCAGTCAACGGCGCCTCCATCCAGTCTGTTGAACGCCTTGGCGTCAGGATCGTCTTCAGCGGCTGGTTCGTCCTCTTCTAGCAATGTGTCGTCTGGCGCATCTACCAGCAGTTCTCACGTAACAAGTGGTGATGCAAATTCGACGATGCACAAGGACGACAAAAATAGCACTAGTCCGCCACCGGCCAAACGCCATAAATGTGATCCTAAAGATATGGTGGATGTGTGTGTGGGAACCTCGGTTGGTACCATAACCGAACCAGACTGCCTCGGACCGTGTGAACCCGGAACTTCCGTTACTTTGGAAGGTATTGTTTGGCACGAAACCGAAGGAGGAGTTTTAGTTGTTAATGTTACATGGCGGGGTAAAACCTACGTCGGTACTCTAATAGACTGTACAAAACATGACTGGGCACCACCACG ATTTTGTGATTCACCAACGGAAGAGTTGGATTCGCGAACGCCGAAGGGCAGAGCCAAACGCAACCGCGGATCAGCGCTGTTTCCCATGAACGACCTTAGCAATTTCACCGAAACCCGAAGTTCT ATGCATAGCAAGTTACGGAATGGTGGAACAAAAGGTCGAGGTGGTCGTACTACAACGACTGCTGAATCAAGCTCGTCGAAGACGACAACCACCTCAACAACCACTACGGCGAGTTCATCGACTGTCACAAGCACAAGTGTTAGTTCAAATACTCCTTCGACGTCTCCGGTCGCCTTTTTGCCGCCACGACCTGAGAAACGCAAATCAAAAGATGAGTGTCCCTCCCCGGTGAATGGTGGCAGTGGAAGTTCGAGTAGTAGCAGTACGAGCGGCAGTGTGATAAATACTAGTAATGTAAATAATGCTAATGCGAGTGGTATTGTCAATAACGGCACTCCGGGAACGCAGAGCGTTGTCAACCCTATGACAGGACTGAATGTGCAAATTTCTACCAAGAAATGCAAGAGCTCTGCATCGCCATGTGCGATATCTCCAGTGTTGCTGGAATGTCCGGAACAGGACTGCAGCAAAAAGTATAAACATGCGAATGGTCTCCGGTATCATCAAAGTCATGCCCACGGTAGCGTCTCGTCTATGGATGAAGATTCTTCACAACCACCCGAATCGCCACAACGGATAGCACCGCCAACTACGCCGTCACCTTTGCCTACAGTACAACCCACTATTCTTCCAACTGTAACAGCCTCAACGACGGTCGCAACAGCTACCAGCAGTCCTGCGCCAGCGGCAACCACTCCAACGGGCAGTACACCTCAGGTGGCCGTTTCTGTAGCGGTGACGTTGAACACTAGTCAAAATACAATCGCAACAACAACTACTACTACTGCTTGCAACAATACAACGGTAAATCCGTCAAACTCCTTACCCTCACCGAGTTTATTAATGACGGTGAATGTATCGACGACTTCGGCGCCCCTATCATCGTCACATTCGCTGCTTACCACTTCCACGCCTCAGATTTTGTCGGCCACTTCTCCTGTCACCTCTCAACCAATTGTCACAACACCTGTTCCTGCTGGTGGTAGCATTACAACTGGAGTTGCAGGACAACCCCAGTCGCACGCCATTCCGAGTGGCAATTCAACACTGCTGAGCTCTGCTTTGAGTGGCAACCAAAATGGATCAGTTCCTCCGACAACTCTTTCGTCCCAATTACAACTCGGCCAAGTTCAACCATCGTCTTCTGTACAGCAACAACCGCTGTCAGCGCCTCCGCAGGCTAACAATAACGGAGGTGTTGCAGCATCTCCCGGCAGAATAGATCCCAGTGCAAAAACTAAGCCCGGTGTTTTACGATTTGGGCCACTTCCTGGAGAAGTTGACCACAACACGAGGCTTACGCCAATTGCTCAAGGTTCTTCCAACTTGCCGGGGAGTTCGGTTCCATCCAGTGCACCACCACCTGGCACACCGGTGAGGCCCCCAAATATGGGGGTCACGGGTGGATTGCTTAGCATGCAACCAGGAACTCCGGGTACACCTGATG GATTGAATATGAAGTCTCAAAACTGTTCTaagcaaaagaaaaatcgaaaatcTCCCGGGCCCTCGGAGTTTGATGTCGCAGCAGCAAATCGAGCAGAAGATGTTCAAAGCCCCGCATATAGTGACATCAGCGATGATTCTGCACCAGTGGTAGATGCTACTGATTTAG ATAAATCAAAGGGTCCACCTCTACCGGAAGTGGCGAAGAAACCAAATGAGGGTGTTCAAGGCCAACTTGGTCCACTGTCTGGCTATGGGATGTACCCTTACTATCCGGCCATGCCTCATCAGTCTCCCTACTATTCTTCGGATCATCCTGGAAAACCTCCCGGTTTGGGTCATTCTCCATTGGGTCCTAATACTGCTGTAGACTACAAAAGTAAAGAGCCGCCGCTTGATCTTATGAATAAACCAAATCCCCATCAGCAACAACCTCCACCTCCACCACAACCGGGTCAACCTCCACATCAGCAGCAAATGCCTCCAGGAGATACCGGACCTCAACAAAACAAAGACTGCCCGAGCGGTCCACCGGCTCACGGAGGGACTGGAAAATTGATGCAACATTTCTATCCTTATGG ATATATGCCAACGGGCTTCAGCTATAACCTAGATCCGAACTACGGTCCAGTATCGATGATGTCCGAAGAAAGCAAGTTgtctcagcagcagcagcaacatcctCCAGGACAGATCAAAGAGGAGCGGATAAAGGAAAGTTCCAGTCCCAACGAATACGCAAAAATGGGCCCACAG ATGGTGCCCACAAAGTTGATCAAATCAGAGCCAATCACCGTGAAGGATATCAAGACTGAAAGCGGGCATCCAATGCACCCGAAGGATCAACCGCCGCCCGGACAACCACCACAGGGACAGCCGCCGATCAGTGCCTACAGTGGGATGTTCCAAAGGCATGGTCTCAATGTTGGACCACCGTCGCAACCACCGCCGCCCCCGCAGCACATGAATCGAGAGGAAGATTTGAGACG GTTGTTCAACTATTCTGATCAAAGGAGATCGAGTGCGTCCGGCAATCCATCGGCTTCAAACATGAATACAAAAGACGAACCTCCATCGCCCTCTCAACCACCTCCGGGACACCCTAGTCAGGGACACGGTCCGCCCATGTCGCAGTCTTCGGCAAACGTTTCCCAGTCTGCACAGCCATCAAAAGGCTCGAAAAGTCAACCCTCATCCCAGCCACCGCTGAAACAACAAAAGGATATCAAAACGGAAGACAAAGAGATGCTGAAAGTTAAACAAGAGGGTCAGAAACCAACTATGGAAACGCAAGGACCACCACCGCCACCTACTTCTCAGTACTATCCGCATTCACTATACATGAGTACAGGCCCATTTGGGTTCGATCCGAATCATCAAATGTACCGGAACATGCTAGTACCAGCGGCGTCCTACAGTGCACCTCCATATCACATACAAATACCACGGTACGCACCGCCTGAGGACTTGTCACGAAACACTAGTACAAAAGCTCTAGACTTACTACAACACCATGCCAGTCAATACTATAACTCGCATAAAATTCACGAGCTTAGAGAGGGCGCTCTGAAAAGTCCTACCAGCAACGTTAAAGTAAGCGTATCTAGTCCCAATCTTTCTCAGCAATCCAGTCAGAATCCTAACATGTGCATTCCTCCATCAAATAGTAGCATCAGTAGcttacaacagcagcagcaacaacaagtaCCGCCATCTTCACATCCACAACAGCCACAGCAACCAGGGGCATCTCTACAACCCTCTCAAG TCGGAGGTCCCAATGCTGGTAGTGGGCCTGGTGGAAGTACGGGAGCTGGGGGACCCGAAATGCAAAAGGACCCTGGCGGTCCGAATGTGCTGGGTCCGGGACCGGCTACTGTAGTAGGAGCACCTCCGCCGCCTCAGCCAGGACAGCCGCCGAGTCGGAGTCCTCCGCCGCAACGGCATGTGCACACACATCACCACACGCACGTCGGCCTTGGCTACCCAATGTTCCAGAGTCCTTACGGAG TACTAAGCCaacaagcagcagcagcagctgtcaCTGTGATAAGTCCATTCCAGACTGGACCGCCAACCAAGTAA